The following are encoded together in the Corynebacterium jeikeium genome:
- the mptB gene encoding polyprenol phosphomannose-dependent alpha 1,6 mannosyltransferase MptB, producing the protein MTTPTSATPRSSRGSRLLAPWRRFQEQLPQLGIAGSRSAQLHSDSDGDNVPESSMWLEPLNRALSMRLYAAVFLGALGTMLITVGGLGAGAFPVIHNPYWDFPGVNTLARMLHSTTVLVFVGIGFLVYGWLLLFSFAVSAPGRPNHPIPVRTYWRTFFVWVTPLMVTPPLFTQDIYSYLAQGAIAAKGWDPYSAGPVDLLGIDDPLARSVPLMWAHSPAPYGPVALGYGEGISLLTGNSIILGIVLHRLVAILGLALSGWALVRLARRCGVSSGAALWLGVLNPLAILHLVGGIHNEAALIGLLLAGLELVLRGVDNEKRPLTSRWILIIGGFGLITMAGLVKVTALIGLGFAGAALARWFGGRLVDLITAAAVAVVVAVVTSVAFSIITGVGFGWITSQGGAAEIISWMSISTSLGLASGALGTVLGLGDHTDSALIVFRALGLLVGAFWVVRMLWASFQGRIHPVGGLGVATLILVFFFPVVHPWYLLWAILPLAAWANRRAFHLTAVIYSVVFSFFILPRGLSLPTSTVIYIYAMSLVFFLVALVVLRALAARNADLAEALSFRSSTLRRTVAATT; encoded by the coding sequence ATGACTACCCCCACCTCAGCCACCCCGCGCTCGTCTCGGGGGTCGCGTCTCCTGGCGCCCTGGCGGAGGTTCCAGGAGCAGTTGCCACAACTAGGCATTGCGGGGTCGCGGTCGGCGCAACTGCACTCCGACTCGGATGGCGACAATGTGCCGGAAAGCTCCATGTGGCTGGAACCGCTGAACCGCGCGCTATCTATGCGACTCTACGCTGCGGTTTTCCTCGGCGCACTTGGCACCATGCTCATCACGGTCGGTGGACTGGGAGCCGGCGCCTTCCCCGTGATTCACAACCCCTATTGGGACTTCCCCGGCGTGAACACGCTGGCACGGATGCTGCACTCCACCACCGTTTTGGTCTTCGTGGGAATCGGCTTCTTGGTCTACGGCTGGCTGCTCCTGTTTAGCTTTGCTGTCTCAGCCCCCGGCAGACCCAACCATCCAATCCCAGTGCGAACCTATTGGCGCACTTTCTTTGTATGGGTTACCCCACTCATGGTTACCCCGCCGCTATTTACCCAGGACATTTACTCCTACTTGGCGCAGGGGGCGATCGCGGCGAAGGGCTGGGATCCCTACAGTGCCGGGCCGGTAGATCTGTTGGGCATTGACGATCCACTAGCCCGTTCCGTACCGTTGATGTGGGCACACTCGCCAGCCCCCTATGGGCCTGTAGCGCTGGGCTACGGCGAGGGTATTTCCTTGCTCACCGGCAATTCCATCATCCTGGGCATAGTGCTACACCGGTTGGTGGCCATCCTGGGGTTGGCTCTTAGTGGCTGGGCGCTCGTCCGCCTAGCACGGCGCTGTGGCGTGTCGAGTGGAGCTGCATTGTGGTTGGGAGTGTTGAATCCGCTGGCGATTCTGCACCTGGTCGGCGGCATTCACAACGAAGCCGCTCTGATTGGACTTCTGCTCGCAGGCCTGGAGCTTGTGCTGCGCGGCGTGGACAACGAGAAGCGCCCCCTCACCAGCCGCTGGATTTTGATTATCGGCGGATTCGGATTGATCACAATGGCCGGTTTGGTCAAAGTCACAGCCTTAATTGGCTTGGGGTTTGCCGGTGCTGCACTCGCTCGCTGGTTCGGCGGCCGCCTGGTGGATCTCATCACCGCTGCAGCCGTTGCCGTCGTGGTTGCAGTTGTAACCTCCGTGGCGTTTTCCATTATCACCGGCGTAGGCTTCGGCTGGATCACGTCCCAGGGAGGCGCTGCAGAGATCATCTCTTGGATGTCCATCAGTACCTCTCTAGGGTTGGCCTCCGGAGCTCTCGGCACTGTCCTGGGACTTGGCGACCACACGGATTCGGCATTGATAGTCTTCCGCGCACTTGGGCTGCTTGTTGGTGCATTCTGGGTAGTTCGCATGCTGTGGGCCTCCTTCCAGGGCCGGATCCACCCGGTGGGTGGGCTGGGCGTGGCCACGCTCATCCTGGTGTTCTTCTTCCCGGTGGTACATCCTTGGTATCTGCTGTGGGCGATCCTCCCCCTTGCAGCCTGGGCGAATAGACGAGCGTTCCACCTCACCGCTGTGATCTATTCGGTGGTGTTTAGCTTCTTCATCCTCCCCCGAGGGTTGTCGCTGCCGACCTCTACCGTTATCTACATTTATGCAATGAGCCTTGTATTTTTCCTGGTAGCGCTAGTTGTTCTGCGAGCTCTTGCCGCCCGCAACGCAGATCTGGCAGAGGCTCTGTCGTTTCGTTCCAGTACGCTTCGGCGAACGGTAGCTGCTACTACGTAA
- a CDS encoding ABC transporter ATP-binding protein — translation MTTRPETQATQARASAPVLELRDVVKTYGERRAVDGLSLDLSAGQVLALLGPNGAGKTTTVEMCEGFIRPTEGTIRVFGKDPAVESDEVRSRIGVMLQGGGAYPGIRVGEMLRLVASYSKNPLDPDWLLETVGLTGHKKTPYRRLSGGQQQRLSLACALVGRPELVFLDEPTAGLDAQSRLAVWDLVASLKRDGVAVVLTTHLMDEAEALADQVVIIDSGRVVASGTPEQMMSHRDPNSADAWLAVQVDCDAALPAVSAAIAKRAEVPVAVDELRPRHYRIEAEELSPQLVAAVAEAFADESMMISQLEVNRQSLEDVFLSLTGKDIRS, via the coding sequence ATGACAACAAGACCTGAAACCCAGGCAACGCAGGCACGTGCCAGCGCACCCGTACTCGAGCTCCGTGACGTGGTCAAGACCTACGGCGAGCGTCGCGCTGTCGATGGGCTGAGCTTGGACTTGTCCGCCGGACAGGTGCTCGCGCTCCTAGGCCCGAATGGCGCCGGCAAGACCACGACCGTCGAGATGTGCGAGGGCTTCATCCGTCCCACCGAGGGCACCATTCGCGTATTCGGTAAGGATCCGGCCGTCGAATCGGACGAGGTTCGCAGTCGCATTGGGGTAATGCTGCAAGGTGGCGGCGCGTACCCCGGAATCCGCGTCGGCGAGATGTTGCGCCTGGTGGCGTCATACTCCAAGAACCCCTTGGACCCCGACTGGCTGCTAGAAACTGTTGGATTGACCGGCCACAAAAAGACTCCCTACCGGCGCCTATCGGGAGGCCAACAACAACGTCTGAGCTTGGCCTGTGCACTTGTGGGGCGTCCGGAGCTGGTGTTCCTAGATGAACCGACCGCCGGCCTGGATGCGCAGTCCCGACTGGCAGTGTGGGATCTGGTGGCCTCGCTGAAGCGCGATGGTGTGGCGGTGGTTTTGACCACCCACTTGATGGACGAGGCGGAAGCGCTGGCCGACCAGGTAGTCATCATCGATTCCGGTCGGGTGGTGGCGTCCGGTACACCGGAGCAGATGATGTCGCACCGCGATCCGAACTCCGCCGACGCGTGGCTTGCGGTGCAGGTTGATTGCGACGCCGCACTCCCCGCTGTCTCCGCAGCCATTGCCAAGCGCGCGGAGGTGCCGGTGGCGGTGGACGAGCTGCGCCCCCGCCACTACAGAATCGAGGCCGAGGAGTTGAGTCCACAGCTGGTCGCAGCGGTGGCCGAGGCTTTCGCCGATGAATCCATGATGATTAGCCAACTCGAAGTCAACAGGCAGTCGCTGGAGGACGTATTCCTCT